The Streptomyces sp. NBC_00306 sequence ACCGCGGCGGCCGCCGGGAGGAGGCCGATTCCGGAGTCCATGAGCGCGATCTTCACCCGGTCACCATAGTCGACCACCCTTGCGGGGCCGGTCCGGTGGGGCAGACTGCGGCACATGAGCGCCGTTGCCTGGATCGCCCTCGGATCGCTGGCCGCCTGGGGATGGCTCCTGCTGGGCCAGGGCTTCTTCTGGGTCACGGACCAGCGGTTGCCGCGCCGCGAGGACCTCGCGGCCTGGCCGGATGTCGCCGTCGTCGTGCCCGCGCGCGACGAGGCGGGGTCCCTTCCCGCGAGCCTGCCCTCCCTGCTGGCCCAGGACTACCCGGGACGGGCGGAGATCGTTCTGGTCGACGACGGAAGCACGGACGGCACCGGAGAGGTGGCGCTCGCTCTTGCCGAGCGGTACGGCGGGCTGCCGCTGCGCGTCGTGACCCCCGGCGAACCGGAGCCCGGCTGGACGGGGAAGCTGTGGGCCCTGCGGCACGGCATCGCCCTGGCGAGGGAGCGCGAGCCGGAGTATCTGCTGCTCACCGACGCCGACATCGCCCACGCGCCGGACAGTCTGCGGGAGTTGGTGGCCGCGGCCCGCACCGGCGGACTCGATCTCGTCTCCCAGATGGCACGTCTGCGGATCGCGACCGGCTGGGAACGCCTCGTGGTCCCCGCCTTCGTCTACTTCTTCTCCCAGCTCTATCCGTTCCGGT is a genomic window containing:
- a CDS encoding glycosyltransferase; the encoded protein is MSAVAWIALGSLAAWGWLLLGQGFFWVTDQRLPRREDLAAWPDVAVVVPARDEAGSLPASLPSLLAQDYPGRAEIVLVDDGSTDGTGEVALALAERYGGLPLRVVTPGEPEPGWTGKLWALRHGIALAREREPEYLLLTDADIAHAPDSLRELVAAARTGGLDLVSQMARLRIATGWERLVVPAFVYFFSQLYPFRWVNRPGARTAAAAGGCVLLRTEAAERAGVPVTIRHAVIDDVSLARAVQRSGGRIWLGLAEKVDSVRPYPRLADLWRMVSRSAYAQLLHSPLLLAGTVVGLTLVYLVPPVALCAGILRHDPAACYAGGLAWAVMAATYLPMLRYYRQTPLLAAALPFTALLYLLMTVDSAVQHYRGRGAAWKGRTYARPSATPES